One Kaistella polysaccharea DNA segment encodes these proteins:
- a CDS encoding putative signal transducing protein, protein MKRETRVPVFESDKSVQVQLVKAKLEAQKITTFTNNSYMSFTTTPTATMVKVMVNLQDEQKAFEIIDEMLKEPEFNLTQN, encoded by the coding sequence ATGAAACGAGAAACAAGAGTCCCAGTTTTTGAAAGTGACAAATCAGTACAAGTACAATTGGTAAAGGCTAAACTGGAAGCCCAAAAAATTACAACCTTTACAAATAACAGTTATATGTCTTTTACGACAACGCCTACAGCGACAATGGTAAAAGTAATGGTGAATTTACAGGATGAGCAAAAAGCCTTCGAAATCATCGACGAAATGTTAAAGGAACCCGAATTTAACCTTACGCAAAACTAA
- the lat gene encoding L-lysine 6-transaminase, translating to MNNAIASHPQPTNEVKQTLARHMLADGFDFVMDFEKSHGSWIHDRVTGKNYLDMFSMFASASIGYNHPYLMERSAWLGKMAVNKPTLADVYSQEFADFMTVFERVAIPKELQYCFFIEGGTMGVENAMKACFDWKTRKNFEKGLDLEAGICIHFKQAFHGRSGYTLSLTNTSDPRKYQYFPKFDWPRIINPHLNFPITEENLDETIKHENLALLNIEEAILSNPNKVACIIIEPIQAEGGDNHFRDEFFVGLRKLCDQNEVLLIFDEVQTGIGLTGKMWAYEHFSIVPDIISFGKKAQVCGVLANKEKFDEIPNNVFRESSRINSTFGGNFIDMLRFQLILEVIEKDNLVEHSRKMGEFLLEKLQLLEQKYPTLISNARGRGLMCAIDLPSGEQRDELRELLYKNHLIILSCGDQSIRFRPHLNVSKEELQMALDLIEVCLKKMQ from the coding sequence ATGAACAACGCAATAGCTTCTCATCCACAGCCCACAAATGAAGTCAAACAAACCCTCGCAAGACATATGCTTGCCGACGGTTTTGATTTCGTGATGGATTTCGAAAAATCCCACGGCTCCTGGATTCATGATCGGGTTACCGGTAAAAATTATCTGGATATGTTCTCTATGTTTGCCTCTGCATCGATCGGATATAACCATCCGTATTTGATGGAAAGATCTGCCTGGCTCGGAAAAATGGCAGTTAATAAACCAACTTTAGCTGATGTTTATTCCCAGGAATTTGCAGATTTTATGACCGTTTTCGAAAGAGTTGCCATCCCAAAAGAATTGCAATATTGCTTCTTTATCGAAGGTGGAACAATGGGTGTCGAAAATGCAATGAAAGCATGTTTCGACTGGAAAACGCGCAAGAATTTCGAAAAAGGTCTTGATCTTGAAGCTGGAATCTGTATTCACTTTAAACAGGCATTTCACGGTAGAAGTGGCTATACTTTGAGCTTAACCAATACTTCTGATCCAAGAAAATATCAATACTTTCCAAAGTTTGACTGGCCAAGAATAATCAATCCTCATTTAAATTTCCCTATTACTGAGGAGAATCTAGATGAAACCATTAAACATGAAAATTTAGCTCTTTTAAATATTGAAGAAGCTATTCTTTCCAATCCAAATAAAGTGGCGTGTATCATTATTGAACCTATTCAGGCAGAAGGTGGAGATAACCATTTCCGCGATGAATTTTTTGTTGGTTTAAGAAAATTATGCGACCAGAACGAAGTATTGTTGATTTTTGACGAAGTACAAACCGGAATCGGACTTACGGGTAAAATGTGGGCTTATGAGCACTTCAGCATCGTACCGGATATTATTTCATTTGGTAAAAAAGCTCAGGTTTGCGGCGTACTTGCCAACAAAGAAAAATTCGATGAAATTCCGAACAATGTCTTCCGCGAAAGTTCCCGAATCAATTCAACGTTCGGTGGAAACTTTATCGATATGCTGCGTTTTCAACTTATTTTAGAGGTGATTGAAAAAGATAATTTAGTGGAACATTCCCGTAAAATGGGAGAATTTCTTCTGGAAAAATTACAGTTGCTTGAACAAAAATATCCAACTTTGATCTCAAATGCACGAGGAAGAGGTTTGATGTGTGCCATTGATTTGCCTTCAGGAGAACAGCGTGATGAGCTTCGTGAACTTTTATATAAAAATCACCTGATTATTTTATCGTGTGGTGATCAATCAATTCGGTTCCGACCGCATTTAAATGTTTCTAAAGAGGAGCTTCAAATGGCGCTGGACCTCATTGAGGTTTGTTTAAAGAAAATGCAATAG
- the amaB gene encoding L-piperidine-6-carboxylate dehydrogenase, whose product MSQTNQEFGIEKSLYNLGISMENKGVSSGGDYFASGDLLESYSPTDGKLIGKVTTANASDYDRVIETAKKAYLEFRQIPAPKRGELVRQFGLKLREYKEDLGKLVSYEMGKSLQEGLGEVQEMIDICDFAVGLSRQLHGYTMHSERPGHRMYEQYHPLGIVGIISAFNFPVAVWSWNTALAWICGNVTIWKPSEKAPLCGIACQNIITQVLKENNLPEGISTMIVGDHEIGDKMVKDKNVALISFTGSTKVGRLVGTNVAQRFGKSILELGGNNAIIFTENADLNMSIIGAVFGAVGTAGQRCTSTRRLIIHESIFDDVKNRLVKAYGQLKIGNPLDENNHVGPLIDKQAVQQYLDSIEKCKKEGGTFVVEGGVLEGENYDSGCYVKPCIAEVENSYEIVQHETFAPILYIMKYKTLEEAIAMQNDVPQGLSSAIMTTDMRQAELFLSQNGSDCGIANVNIGTSGAEIGGAFGGEKETGGGRESGSDVWKYYMRRQTNTINYTDSVPLAQGIKFDL is encoded by the coding sequence ATGTCTCAAACAAATCAGGAATTTGGAATTGAAAAATCCCTCTATAATTTAGGAATCTCCATGGAGAATAAAGGAGTGTCATCTGGCGGTGATTACTTTGCCAGTGGCGATTTACTCGAAAGCTATTCTCCGACCGATGGTAAACTTATAGGAAAAGTTACCACTGCAAACGCAAGTGATTATGACCGTGTAATTGAAACTGCAAAAAAGGCGTATTTAGAATTTCGCCAAATACCAGCGCCCAAAAGAGGGGAGTTGGTTCGTCAGTTTGGATTAAAGCTTAGAGAATACAAAGAAGATTTGGGAAAACTCGTTTCTTATGAAATGGGAAAATCGCTGCAGGAAGGTTTGGGTGAAGTTCAGGAAATGATTGATATTTGTGATTTTGCGGTAGGATTATCGCGCCAGCTTCACGGGTACACCATGCATTCTGAACGTCCTGGACATCGCATGTACGAGCAATATCATCCCCTGGGAATTGTCGGAATTATCTCTGCTTTTAATTTTCCTGTTGCCGTTTGGTCTTGGAATACCGCATTGGCTTGGATTTGTGGAAACGTCACGATTTGGAAACCCTCTGAAAAAGCACCCCTTTGTGGAATCGCCTGTCAGAATATCATCACCCAAGTTTTAAAAGAAAATAACCTTCCGGAAGGAATCTCAACCATGATTGTTGGTGATCATGAAATTGGTGACAAAATGGTGAAAGATAAAAATGTTGCGCTAATTTCCTTCACTGGTTCAACTAAAGTTGGAAGACTTGTTGGTACAAATGTGGCGCAGAGATTTGGTAAATCAATTCTGGAATTAGGTGGTAATAATGCCATTATTTTTACAGAAAACGCAGACTTGAATATGTCAATTATCGGCGCGGTATTCGGCGCGGTAGGAACGGCAGGTCAACGATGTACGTCAACCCGACGACTGATTATTCATGAGTCTATTTTCGATGATGTGAAAAATCGTTTGGTAAAAGCGTATGGACAATTGAAAATCGGAAATCCTTTAGATGAAAATAATCACGTTGGACCTTTGATCGATAAACAAGCGGTTCAGCAATATTTGGACTCCATTGAAAAATGCAAAAAAGAAGGTGGCACATTCGTGGTTGAAGGTGGCGTCTTGGAAGGCGAAAATTACGATTCAGGGTGCTACGTAAAACCGTGCATCGCAGAAGTTGAGAATTCTTATGAAATCGTGCAGCATGAAACTTTTGCACCGATTCTTTATATCATGAAATATAAAACTTTAGAAGAAGCAATCGCAATGCAGAATGATGTTCCACAAGGTTTAAGTTCTGCAATAATGACGACCGATATGCGTCAAGCAGAATTATTCCTTTCACAAAACGGTTCCGATTGTGGAATTGCGAATGTTAATATCGGAACTTCCGGAGCAGAAATCGGTGGTGCTTTCGGTGGTGAAAAAGAAACCGGCGGCGGTAGAGAATCGGGTTCTGATGTTTGGAAATATTATATGCGCAGACAAACCAATACCATTAATTATACGGACAGTGTACCTCTAGCACAAGGAATTAAATTTGACTTATAA
- a CDS encoding GNAT family N-acetyltransferase: protein MNFSIQPVLEDENIKLIPLEESDFERLFTVASDPEVWSMHPNKERYKREVFQNFFTGALESKGAFLVLDKNSEEVLGSTRFYDLNKVDNSILIGYTFYGTKSWGKNINTRVKKMMLDYIFQFVDQVIFHVGKDNIRSVKAMTKLGAENIGEEEVAYFGEPSKMNVVFQIKIEDWRIKKNLH from the coding sequence ATGAATTTCTCCATTCAACCAGTATTAGAGGACGAAAACATCAAATTAATTCCTTTAGAAGAAAGTGATTTTGAAAGATTATTTACCGTGGCGTCTGATCCCGAAGTTTGGTCCATGCATCCCAATAAAGAACGGTACAAACGTGAAGTTTTTCAGAATTTTTTTACTGGAGCACTAGAAAGTAAAGGCGCTTTTTTAGTTCTTGACAAAAATTCCGAGGAGGTTTTAGGAAGTACAAGATTTTACGATCTCAATAAAGTTGATAACAGTATTTTAATTGGCTATACTTTTTACGGCACCAAATCCTGGGGAAAAAACATTAATACGCGTGTAAAAAAAATGATGCTGGATTACATTTTTCAATTTGTAGATCAAGTAATTTTCCATGTTGGAAAAGATAATATCCGATCTGTAAAAGCGATGACCAAACTCGGTGCAGAAAATATAGGCGAAGAAGAAGTTGCTTATTTTGGCGAGCCTTCAAAAATGAATGTGGTTTTTCAGATTAAAATAGAGGATTGGCGGATTAAGAAGAATCTGCATTAA
- a CDS encoding nuclear transport factor 2 family protein: MNPDELKNIAKLWFKAFNEHDLENLLELYEDNAEHFSPKLKVREPETNGLLKGKEALRKWWKDCFERLPTLQYEVNKLTADSEQVFMEYTRKVVGEDDMEIGEVLKIKNHKIIFSRVYHG; the protein is encoded by the coding sequence ATGAATCCAGACGAATTAAAAAATATCGCAAAACTTTGGTTCAAAGCCTTCAATGAACATGATTTAGAAAATCTGCTTGAACTGTATGAGGACAATGCAGAACATTTCAGTCCAAAATTAAAAGTCCGCGAACCTGAAACCAATGGATTACTTAAAGGAAAAGAGGCCTTAAGAAAATGGTGGAAAGATTGTTTCGAAAGATTGCCAACCTTACAATATGAAGTCAATAAATTAACCGCCGATTCTGAACAAGTATTTATGGAATATACCAGAAAAGTTGTTGGAGAAGATGACATGGAAATCGGGGAAGTCTTAAAGATTAAAAATCATAAAATTATTTTCTCTAGAGTTTATCACGGTTAA
- a CDS encoding bifunctional transcriptional activator/DNA repair enzyme AdaA — MQLSDDIMYQASFQKNPEFEGVFWMGVKTTGIFCRPTCTARKPKKENVEFFQSTKDAILKGYRPCKVCKPLENFAETPVYIQKILEELRENPSLKFKDFDLVQCNIEPATVRRWFQKNHGLTFHAFQRMFRLNTAFKKIQQGDNIIETAYDSGFESLSGFNESFKSIFGVSPKNSKTQKIIDLKRIETPIGTMYAAAVEEGICMLDFTDRKMLETEFKDLAKSLNATIVQGENPHFENLENELAEYFEGSRTKFTVPLSPVGTEFQKSVWKVLEQIPYGETWTYRKQSEVLGDAKKVRAVANANGMNKISIIIPCHRVIGSNGTLTGYGGGIWRKQKLLELEKAILF; from the coding sequence ATGCAACTTTCAGACGATATCATGTATCAAGCTTCTTTTCAGAAAAACCCAGAATTTGAAGGCGTTTTCTGGATGGGCGTGAAGACCACCGGTATTTTTTGCCGACCGACCTGTACAGCACGCAAGCCGAAGAAAGAAAATGTGGAGTTTTTCCAGTCTACGAAAGATGCTATTTTAAAAGGTTACAGACCTTGTAAAGTTTGTAAACCTCTCGAGAATTTCGCGGAAACTCCAGTTTACATTCAAAAGATTTTGGAAGAACTCCGGGAAAATCCATCTCTAAAATTTAAGGATTTTGATTTGGTTCAATGCAATATTGAACCTGCGACAGTGAGACGCTGGTTTCAGAAAAACCACGGGTTGACTTTTCATGCGTTTCAAAGAATGTTTCGTTTGAATACGGCTTTTAAGAAAATTCAACAAGGAGACAATATTATCGAAACTGCGTATGATAGTGGATTCGAAAGTCTGAGTGGTTTTAATGAAAGTTTTAAATCGATATTTGGAGTTTCTCCTAAAAACTCTAAAACACAAAAGATTATTGATTTGAAAAGAATTGAAACACCGATTGGAACAATGTACGCCGCCGCTGTGGAAGAGGGAATTTGCATGCTCGATTTTACAGACCGCAAAATGCTGGAAACCGAATTTAAAGATTTAGCAAAATCATTAAATGCGACCATCGTTCAAGGCGAAAATCCTCATTTCGAAAATTTAGAAAATGAACTGGCAGAATATTTCGAAGGAAGCAGAACAAAATTCACCGTTCCACTTTCGCCGGTCGGTACAGAATTTCAAAAAAGTGTCTGGAAAGTTTTAGAACAAATTCCTTATGGCGAAACCTGGACGTACCGCAAACAATCTGAAGTTTTGGGTGATGCCAAAAAAGTGCGCGCCGTTGCAAATGCGAACGGAATGAATAAAATTTCAATTATAATTCCGTGTCACCGGGTAATTGGGAGTAATGGCACTTTAACTGGTTACGGCGGTGGAATCTGGCGAAAACAAAAACTATTAGAATTAGAAAAGGCCATTCTTTTTTAG
- a CDS encoding DUF2911 domain-containing protein produces MKKIILLLVLSFSTMGFAQFNVPTASPRQTVEQEFSLSKITVDYGRPGMKGRKVFGELVPYGKVWRAGANSATRITFNQNVNFGGKEVMAGTYGLFVIPMEKEWKIILNKDAQQWGAYAYDEKLNIAEVTVPVQKTAEKQEWFQIALNPVDVHSLDLVLSWDWAKATVSIKEAKPEVVGKIIEKLNEIKQIEKDAAKK; encoded by the coding sequence ATGAAAAAAATTATTTTACTACTCGTATTGTCATTCTCTACAATGGGATTTGCCCAGTTTAATGTTCCAACAGCAAGTCCGCGGCAGACCGTAGAGCAAGAATTTTCTCTATCGAAAATTACTGTCGATTATGGTCGACCAGGAATGAAAGGAAGAAAAGTATTTGGCGAATTGGTTCCGTACGGAAAAGTGTGGCGTGCCGGCGCGAACTCTGCCACAAGAATTACTTTTAACCAAAATGTAAATTTCGGCGGTAAAGAAGTAATGGCAGGAACCTATGGTTTATTCGTGATTCCAATGGAAAAAGAATGGAAGATAATTTTAAATAAAGATGCACAACAGTGGGGTGCTTATGCCTATGATGAAAAGCTAAACATTGCAGAAGTAACGGTTCCGGTTCAAAAAACTGCTGAAAAGCAAGAATGGTTTCAAATCGCGTTAAATCCTGTGGATGTACATTCTTTAGATTTGGTTTTATCTTGGGACTGGGCTAAAGCAACGGTTTCTATAAAAGAAGCTAAGCCGGAAGTGGTCGGAAAAATAATTGAAAAATTAAATGAAATTAAGCAGATCGAAAAAGATGCTGCTAAGAAATAA
- a CDS encoding fasciclin domain-containing protein, translated as MATQSCAPMAMKEKTVMVGGAQMYPSKNIVENAMNSKDHTTLVAAVKAAGLVETLQSNGPFTVFAPTNAAFAKLPAGTVDMLVMPENKAMLTKILTYHVVPGRISAKDLSMWITKNGGKYMAKTVQGEELTFWMKNNMMYVKDAKGNSAKITIADVNQSNGVIHVIDTVLMP; from the coding sequence ATGGCAACTCAGTCTTGCGCACCGATGGCAATGAAAGAAAAAACTGTAATGGTGGGAGGAGCACAAATGTATCCTTCGAAAAATATCGTTGAAAATGCGATGAACTCAAAAGATCATACTACTTTAGTTGCTGCTGTAAAAGCTGCCGGATTGGTAGAAACTTTACAAAGCAACGGTCCTTTCACCGTTTTTGCACCAACTAACGCTGCATTCGCAAAATTACCAGCAGGAACAGTTGATATGTTGGTGATGCCAGAAAACAAAGCGATGTTAACAAAAATTTTAACGTATCACGTTGTTCCAGGAAGAATTTCAGCCAAAGATTTATCCATGTGGATTACTAAAAACGGTGGAAAATACATGGCAAAAACTGTTCAGGGTGAAGAATTAACATTCTGGATGAAAAATAATATGATGTATGTAAAAGATGCAAAAGGAAACTCTGCAAAAATTACTATTGCAGATGTTAATCAGTCAAATGGTGTAATACACGTGATTGACACGGTACTTATGCCATAG
- the msrB gene encoding peptide-methionine (R)-S-oxide reductase MsrB encodes MDAQRIQKVNGKNIVNPYYSRTDTKILKIPESAWKKVLNANLYSVSRLNNTEMAFTGKYNDFEGIGTYYCGACGNALFKSDAKFSSTCGWPSFFETIRPKSVIYKKDESYDMVRTEVRCGRCDAHLGHVFDDGPTASKKRFCMNSISLEFEPIAKNSK; translated from the coding sequence ATGGATGCGCAAAGAATTCAGAAAGTAAACGGGAAAAATATCGTGAATCCTTATTATTCACGAACAGATACAAAGATTTTGAAAATACCAGAATCGGCTTGGAAGAAGGTCTTGAATGCCAACCTCTATTCGGTTTCACGCCTTAATAATACGGAAATGGCCTTTACGGGTAAATACAATGATTTCGAGGGAATAGGCACTTATTATTGTGGTGCGTGTGGAAATGCACTTTTTAAATCAGATGCTAAATTCTCCAGTACCTGCGGATGGCCAAGTTTTTTTGAAACAATTCGTCCGAAATCGGTGATCTACAAAAAAGATGAATCTTATGATATGGTAAGAACTGAAGTTCGATGTGGAAGATGCGATGCTCATTTAGGTCACGTTTTCGATGATGGCCCAACCGCTTCTAAAAAAAGGTTTTGTATGAATTCTATCTCACTTGAATTTGAACCAATTGCAAAAAATTCAAAATAA
- a CDS encoding RNA polymerase sigma factor, which yields MKKATISPDQLLSLLISRDEKGFNYLYENYSGALYGVIFRIVRYEVEANEVMQDVFVKIWNSISSYDTKKATLYTWMLNIARNSAIDRLKSKSFQNDLKNQSIPDFVNDNVALSTEQIHEFHEVQKGVNTLRDDYKILINKAYFGGFTQEEISEELGIPLGTVKTRTRAALLELKNILKDFKFIILFFLIK from the coding sequence TTGAAAAAAGCAACAATTTCCCCAGACCAACTTTTGTCTTTACTTATAAGTAGAGATGAGAAAGGTTTTAACTACTTGTATGAAAATTATTCCGGCGCACTTTACGGGGTTATTTTCAGAATTGTACGGTATGAAGTTGAAGCTAATGAAGTAATGCAGGACGTTTTCGTTAAGATCTGGAATTCTATTTCAAGCTACGATACTAAAAAAGCCACACTTTATACCTGGATGTTGAACATTGCTCGGAATTCGGCCATCGACCGATTAAAATCTAAATCCTTTCAAAACGATTTAAAAAACCAAAGTATCCCCGACTTCGTAAATGATAATGTAGCTCTTTCTACGGAACAGATCCACGAATTTCATGAAGTACAAAAGGGAGTAAATACCTTGCGTGACGATTATAAAATTTTGATCAACAAAGCCTATTTCGGCGGTTTTACGCAAGAAGAAATTTCAGAAGAATTAGGGATTCCATTAGGAACTGTTAAAACACGAACAAGAGCTGCACTCTTAGAATTAAAAAATATTTTAAAAGATTTTAAATTTATTATTTTATTTTTTTTGATTAAATAA
- a CDS encoding anti-sigma factor has protein sequence MDIKNYISSGVIEDYAMGILPREDASILECVMSNNAEVKQAVIEVQETFEKLATIQAIQPPEYLKEEIRRRIEFGNSESLPGKIIPLNTKREETKRSSNISGWMKAASVALLIGLGFLGYEVGSKSAELEKVAQKNTELSTKITDLENMNSLVMNSQRIELKGVEKHPNMIADVYWHTSKKVFLEIKNLPEAPPGKQYQLWAIVDGKPVDMGMYSAKADSTVQEMKSVNNAQAFAITLEKEGGNPTPTMEEMYVMGTT, from the coding sequence GTGGATATTAAAAATTACATATCATCAGGCGTTATCGAAGATTACGCAATGGGAATTCTTCCGAGGGAAGACGCTTCTATATTGGAGTGCGTGATGAGCAATAATGCAGAAGTTAAGCAAGCCGTAATAGAAGTGCAGGAAACATTTGAAAAATTAGCAACAATACAGGCGATACAACCGCCAGAATATTTGAAAGAAGAAATTCGAAGAAGAATCGAGTTTGGTAATTCGGAATCGTTACCTGGCAAAATCATTCCTTTGAATACTAAAAGAGAGGAAACTAAAAGATCCTCAAATATTTCCGGATGGATGAAAGCTGCTTCAGTAGCACTGCTGATTGGATTGGGATTTTTAGGCTATGAAGTAGGATCAAAAAGTGCGGAACTTGAAAAAGTCGCCCAAAAAAACACAGAGCTTTCTACTAAAATTACCGATCTCGAGAATATGAATTCATTGGTTATGAATTCACAAAGAATTGAATTGAAAGGCGTAGAAAAACATCCTAATATGATTGCTGATGTTTATTGGCACACCTCTAAAAAGGTTTTTCTGGAAATAAAAAATTTACCCGAAGCTCCTCCGGGCAAACAATACCAACTTTGGGCAATTGTTGATGGGAAACCTGTAGATATGGGAATGTACAGTGCAAAAGCTGATTCTACAGTTCAAGAAATGAAATCGGTGAACAACGCTCAAGCCTTCGCAATTACTTTAGAAAAAGAAGGCGGCAATCCTACTCCAACGATGGAAGAAATGTATGTCATGGGAACTACTTAA
- a CDS encoding general stress protein has protein sequence MQNYKPEYRNDYVSKVFNTREDADRAYNELAGRGYSQDDINVMMSDDTRKRHFSTDVDHDSALGDKVADNAGTGSLIGGGVGAVVGAIAAIGSNVLLPGLGLIVAGPLAAGLAGAGAGAATGGLIGALTGMGVPEEEATRYKEDIKDGGIYMGFKPRHEDDARDTYNKWYTNDSNNM, from the coding sequence ATGCAAAATTACAAGCCAGAGTACAGAAATGATTATGTGTCGAAAGTTTTTAATACGAGAGAAGATGCCGACAGAGCTTATAACGAATTAGCTGGGAGAGGTTATTCTCAAGACGATATTAATGTGATGATGTCTGATGATACAAGAAAAAGACATTTCTCCACAGATGTAGATCACGATTCTGCATTGGGTGATAAAGTAGCTGATAACGCCGGAACAGGTTCGTTGATCGGAGGTGGCGTAGGTGCTGTAGTAGGTGCAATTGCCGCGATCGGAAGTAACGTCTTATTACCCGGTTTAGGTCTAATCGTTGCTGGTCCTTTAGCAGCAGGTCTTGCCGGAGCTGGAGCTGGAGCCGCAACAGGAGGACTAATCGGAGCACTTACTGGAATGGGAGTTCCTGAAGAAGAAGCTACAAGATATAAAGAAGATATCAAAGACGGTGGAATTTACATGGGCTTTAAACCAAGACATGAAGATGACGCCCGTGATACTTATAACAAATGGTATACGAACGATTCGAACAATATGTAA
- a CDS encoding ATP-binding cassette domain-containing protein: MIQNTIISVENVDFRYEEKFILKDFSYEFEKESFTCILGESGSGKSTLLRLINGLLLPEKGRIKIENEALMTENLIEKRLEMGYVLQGNSLFPHLTVFQNMAYCLKLLKKSDTFCNDKIRELLPLVGLKEDLLGKFPDEISGGQKQRVGIIRAIAHDPKIVLMDEPFSALDSETRDKLQILVKDIHQKLKTTFVMVTHSEEEAEILGTQILRL; encoded by the coding sequence ATGATTCAAAATACCATCATTTCTGTGGAGAATGTCGATTTTAGATATGAAGAAAAATTCATATTGAAGGATTTTTCCTACGAGTTTGAGAAAGAAAGTTTCACGTGTATTTTGGGTGAAAGTGGAAGTGGAAAATCAACTTTACTTCGATTAATAAATGGTTTGCTACTTCCCGAGAAAGGACGAATTAAAATTGAAAATGAAGCATTAATGACAGAAAATCTCATCGAAAAAAGATTAGAAATGGGTTATGTTCTACAGGGAAATTCTTTGTTTCCACATTTGACGGTTTTTCAAAACATGGCGTATTGTTTAAAACTCCTAAAGAAATCTGATACTTTTTGTAACGATAAAATTAGAGAACTTCTTCCGTTGGTTGGATTGAAAGAAGATCTGCTGGGAAAATTTCCTGATGAAATAAGTGGTGGACAAAAGCAAAGAGTTGGAATTATTCGCGCCATTGCTCATGACCCGAAGATTGTCCTAATGGACGAACCGTTTTCTGCCCTCGATAGCGAGACGCGGGATAAACTACAGATTTTGGTAAAAGACATTCATCAGAAATTAAAAACAACTTTTGTAATGGTTACTCACTCCGAAGAAGAAGCAGAGATATTGGGTACTCAAATTTTAAGATTGTAA